CTTATGTTGAATACAAATTATGTGACAGACTGGGAATACTGTCCTACAATATTTGTGCACTGAGCTAATACTGTCACACATTTCAGTGACCCAATCAGACTTGATGCCACTCAACTAACAGTTTTGAGCAGCCAGGATTAGTTCAGTAGCAAAACCAAACCAAACAATTAAACATCCTATAACTAACAAGATTGTAAGCAACTATTCGTATTTAAATCAACTTGTTCAGTGTCGAGAAGTATTTGGCTGCTGCAATTGAAAGCTCTATGGGAATTCGTGATTAATTCATGTGGCACAAGATATACCTACTTTTAATTTTTATCCACATGTAGACATTGGTTGTTTTATGCTTGCTGTTTTGTTTGGTCATCTCTTTAATATGTGGGTGCCATTGCTTTATTCATATCTCAATGTTTATGGATGCCAGGCATTTATTTGGTCTAATGCCTATTGAATCACATGTATCTTCCTTTTGTAGGAGTTTGTCAAGCGCCAAACTCGTTTTGTCTCAAGAAAACCAGCTAAGACTATAGTAGCTACAATTGAAGTTGTTGCTGAGTCTATGGGTCTCAAGGTCCATTCCCAGAATTACAAGGTCCACTTGAAACATTGCTTCAAAAGAAAACGTGCTGGATAAACATTTAGCTTTTGTTAATCTTCATGTACTGATACATATTTACTAACTTTGCAGCTACGGCTCGAAGGCACGTCATACAACAGGATGAGCCAATTCGCTATTGTTCTAGAGGTGAGGTCGTGCAGCCCTTCAGTTCGTAACTGGTCTGTACACTACGTTATGCAATCATTCTCACGATTTGAAGTGAATTGTTACCAGATTTTTGAAGTTGCTCCTTCTCTGTACATGGTCGATGTTCGAAAGGTTGCCGGTGACACtctggaataccacagggtctGTTCTGTTTGCATCTCATCCTTTACTAATCATATAGTTGGGCAGTGGGCACCAAGTACTAGTTCAAATGTTTTTTCCTCCATTCTGCATGCCTTCTGATTTGAGAATCTTGCAATGGCTGCTACTAACTTGCATCCTAAACTCATCGCAGTTCTACAAGAACTTATGCAGCAAACTCGACAGCATAATCTGGAGGCCAATCGAAGTTTCTGCGAAATCCACACTGCTGAGGACGACCACTTGCTAGCCCAGCACCGCCACTGATGAGTTACATACAGAACAACGTGATTCCTGGCTTTCGATGACATGAGCTTCTGTTAAATCTGGCAATGCTTTTGAAGCTGGGATTTCGTGATGGTTTTTGTAGCTGGGAGTCGTGATGGTTTCTGAAGCCGCTTCTGCAGGCGACATGTGTACCATAGCTGAGTCTTTAGTAGATGAAACGAGGCAGCTTGCAGCAACAGATGATTGTACTGTAGTGATGCTAGTGTAGATAGTCTGTATAGCGCCAGTTATGCAGCCTGTACGTAATAGGGACCTGAACTACCCGTTAGAATCGATTCCTTGTGTATGTATCCAGGAAATAAGCTGGCTCATGTGCTCGTGCCAGATCTTGTAAATGCTTGGAGGATCCAAGACTCTGATGCGTTGAAAGGCATCAAAAGATTCTGCTGACTCAGCTGGAATTACTTGTTGACATTTAAAACTGATCGTTGGAAATTATCAATTTAGGCCTTGGTTTAGGAAATTTCTACTCACAAAAACTACATGTATGCGCCAaattatcatagaactccactTATTTGCCCTTATCACAATTGTACGCATGCTTTGCACATGATGTTGAGAGATAACACGCTGTCAACTCTGCTAGCTAAACAAGTCCTCAACTATGCTCAACTACAGTGCAGACCCTTCTTGTCTTTTCGTTCACCAGTCttcttttttcttaaaaaaaactaATCCACCACAGGCTTCCAGGTCTGAGGTTCGGATGAACCTGGCCTTCTCTGGCCTGTCCAAACGTCAAGCAAGCCCTCATGAGACGCAAAAGCGTGTAGCTTTATTCAAAGACACGACTGGTAATCTTCTTTCTTTGCCCTTTCGTCAGGCCGGTGACGCAGGCTGGTGCGGGGTATCAGGAAATGGGCAAGTGCATGAACCACGGAGCCATTCAGTACAGCGGAGCAGCCCAGCACGCAGcgccccgggggggggggggggggtgcgggcGTGGGGAAGGCAGAGACCAGAGAGGATGAACATGGTGGCCGGGTCAGCTGGCGCTTGCTTGGCAGCTGCCGGGAGGCGAACAAGTTCACCGGACAGGCCAACGGCAACGCGCAGCGACTCCTCACGGTCAGGGTTCATGGCTGACCTTGAAGGGAACTGCTCCGGATAGTTTTGACTGGGGATTTGGATACAAAATCTGGACAGTTGGGTTAAAGAGTTTTTGGAACAAACATAAATTTACTTTTGGTACTGGTATCCTACGAGTTGCCCGGAAACCATGCTCTTTCAGTGCGTAGCTCAGCTGGCATCTCTACTCAGGAAGCACATACTGGCTTGACAGTTTTAGGGTCCATTTCGCATTGCATCACACTTTCAGTAGAACAGTTTTTCATCGGTGCATCTTCCCAACTCAGTTCTAGGAAAGGAATGCTCTTGGAAGAAGATTCGGCACTGCTACGCAACAACTGACCAAAGACTTCAGCAAGCAGCTCAGTTCTAAGGAAGGCGTGCTTACAAGCCAAGCATGACTGAATGAATAGTCCTGGCCGGTATCAGTCAAACAAGGCAGCAGCCCCTTGGTcttatttttctttatttttgaTAAGAAGTTCCATGAAACTTAGTAACAAATAACAAAATACATGCAAGAGATCATACTGATCCCAGGATACAAGCTGCAGCCTCTTGCTCATTATCTCAGGGTTGCTCGCACAATTCACAAAGAATTCACAGAAACTAACCAGTCGTATAAACAGGATTGAGTTAACATAAAGGGTCAGCACAAGCATGGTATGATGATATTATCACAAGGCACAGGACTTTTAATAGAACACGAGCTTTATTTATCTTCAGAAGGTTGCAAAGGTTACAGTGTTTCAAACCACCTGCCTGAAAAATCAGGTATCTGGAGAAGAAAAACAACCACACAGGGTTGTCATGGCAAAGGCTCTACAGAATGAACCTTGCAAAGGCCAGATCCCCAAGCATATAGGCAAACCCTACCAACACTGAACCAGCAACCATCCATGACCAACAAACTGAACTCGACCAGGTTGCAGACACCCAGACATCAAAGACACCGACAATACAACTTGCTACAAACTCAAAGAGCATTGATGTCTGCAAACTCTATAACCAGAAGTACTGGAAAGAAGACACACTTGACAATACTGGAGCTCCAAACATGAGAAACTGCATGGTAAAATGACTCTGATCACAAAGGCTTAGGTTGGGATGAAGGGGGGCAAGGCGCCATGGTAATGGCTGCCGAAGGCTCAATGAACGGACATCCTCACATGAGGATACCTGCAAAAAACGAGCCTTGGCAAAAACGCCCCCCAGGAAAACAACTGGCCCTATGACAAACAGGAGACCCACCATGACACAAACACGAGCCGGAAACCAGACTCAACTATGAAGCTTGGACTGAAGAACTACCGCTACGGTCATATATCATCTGGAGAAGGTTGACCCAGCATCTCCAGCAACTAATCGCCTTCTTGTTCCTCTAAGCAAGGATGTCGCACCGCCAGAGCTGCTTCTCCAATGAGGCGATGTTGTGGTTGCCGATGAAGTTGAACTGGAGATTGAGTCCCTCCAAGGATGAAGACATGCTGCCTAAGAAAGGAACACTCTTCTGGGTGACCTTCATACAACCAGACAGTGAGAGGATACGAAGCTTGAGCTGCTTTGCTGCTGCCAAGACTGCAACACCATAGTCGCTGACCATGCAGTTTGAAAGATCAAGCTCGGCAAGCTGGCTGCAGCTCTCAGAGATTGCAAACAGGCTTGCATCAGTAATCTTACTGCAGCCCTCAAGGCTAAGGTGTGCAAGAGAACAACCGTGCGCCTTCACCAAGGCAGAAACAGCTGCATCTGTGAGATTCTCGCAGCCATTCAAATCAACATTGACCAGCCCGCTCTCGGAACTCTTGATCAACGGAAGGAAGCCATTGTCAGTAACTGCACCAAGACCGCTCAAATTGACATTCTCCAACTGAGGGCAGATCATGCCCACCACAGCCAAGCTGGCATCTGTGAAAcctgggcaatccttgatggTCAGGGAGCGAAGCGACTTGCATACTGGAAGTTGTGCAGGTGCAGAGCAAATGTCCTTAATCCCAATGCATTTGACCAAAGAGAGAGCCTTAAACTTCGGGCTGCAGTTGAGGAGGAAAGCAAGAATGCCCATGAGAGTAACCTTGTTGCATTCCTCAACCTGCAAGTTCTCCAGAGCCCTTGCTGATTCCGCAAATTCCTTGAGGCAACCATCGGAGACCTTGCTGCACTTCTTGAGGTTAACAAGCTTCAAACTTGGGCTGAACTTGGCAACAGATGCAAGAGCAAGATCCGTGAGCCCCGGGCAGGAGGCAACAGTCATACATCTGAGCTTCTGCAGGCCCAGGGCATTGGCCATCACCCAAAATCCCCTCTCACCAACTGCTGGGAGGCGAGCGAGGGTGAGGTCTGTGATAGCCTTCCCGTAGTACCCAATCACCGCAAGAGAAGCATCAGTAATGCTTAGACCCTGGAGCCGGACCTTGGCCAATGAGGCAGTTGCGCAGCAGACGAGGCCAGACACACCCTGGTCATCAACATGAGTGCAGTTCTTGATGTTCACCGCCTGCAGCTTAGCACAGCACCGGCCGATCGCCTTGAGACCCTCGTTGGCAACACCAGAGCATGCCTCGATGGTCAACGACTTCAACTCCGGGCAACCCTGAGCGACGGCGATGAGGCCCTTGTCCGTGACCAGCGGGCAGCCAGTGATGTCCAGACGCTCCAGCGCGTGGCACTCCGCGGCGATCTCAGCGAGCCCAGCATCGGTCACCTGCGGAACATCCCACAAGGCGAGGGACCGGAGCGCCGGGCAGCCGCGGGCGAGCGCGGAGACACCGACGTCCGTGACGCCGCGCGCCGGGTGGCTCCCGCGGACGGAGACGGCGGccaggcggccggcgacggccgccgccgtgAGGCGCGCGTCCGTGGCCTCCTTGCCCTCGAAGGTCCTCTCGCGGGCGTCGCCGTCATGGTCCATGAGGtcggcctcctcctcgtcgtcgtcctcgccgcCGAGGTACTCCATGTTGAGGTCCGgcacggcgggggcgggcggggcCAGCACGGCCTCGGAGGCGCGGATGCCGGCGAGGAGCGCGAGCCAGCGGCGGGAGGCGCAGGCGGAGGCGCAGCGCGCGCGGGCGCCCCGCACGCGGCGCAGGACCTCGAAGAGGCACTCGTCCGGGAGCGCGTCCAGCGACGGCTCCTCCCTCCGCTTCTGCCGCTTGGGCGCCGCGGCCGTCACGGGCTCGTCGGCCGCCGACGCGAACACGCGCTTCCGCGACCGgacgccggcgagaacgccatcACCTGAACCAAGAAACGAGGCGGAAATCCGTAAGCACAAGCCAAGAAGAGCAAATCCAATCAATCCCCACACCAGCAGCTACAAATCTTCGAAATCCCAGCCAGAAAGCAAGGACCTTTACCTCTGTATCCCTGGAACGGAGACATGCCGAGTGGCGAAAGACCAAGAACGCCGTGGACGCAGCCGATTCCTGCTCCGAGAACGCCGGCGGGCGCAAGAACCGGAACGAAGGTGGGGAAGATCGCGAGGCAACAGCACCAAACCAATTGATCGGAGGGCGGAGTGGGGGACGCCGAACCCTATCGCCTTGCCGCGACAGGGAAAAaatggcggaggaggaggagaagcggGAAGGGGACGGGttggggtggaggaggaggaggtggtgcggTGGGGGAGGAGTGCCCGGTGGCGCCGGCTTTTTATGTGGTGGCGAACCCGGAGGGCAAGTTGCCCAAGTGGGGCGCCGTTCGTACCCCCTCTCCCCTGTCATCTGGATCTGCTGGCCATTCTGCCCGGTTCATTGaatcttctctctccctctcttgctCGGTCAGTGTCGGGttggggtggaggaggaggaggagatggaTCACTGTGCTGGAGGTTGAAAATCACTGGCGTCTCCTACAAACAGCTGATGGTATTTGATGGAACGCATGCTTACTGTTTTCATAATCATGGGACGGTCCCACGATGTCCAGTTGTTTTTTCCTTCCTCTTGCAAGGGTGAGGTTTGGCGATACGAGGGTTAAGAGGAAAGACCAGAGGAGGAAACCAATTGCATAATGGTCCAAATTCTTTTTCGAGATGATAATGGTCCAAATTCTGGGCGTATAAGATTGTTACCGTTCACATTTACACTAAATCAAACAGCTCTGATTTTTTTActaatttttttttcaaaaaaaatgtatTGATTGATACCTATAATTCTAAACAAATACACTACCAAGACATATTTTATAGCGAATTTTATGAAACCAATCAGATGCTGTTGTCAAATCAAATAACCCAAAAGGCCTTAAGGCCAAGTCACTGCCCGGCACGCACAGGCCGCCGCCCCGGCACAGGTGGCCCACCCACCCCCCGTTTCCGTTTCCCCGCCGTCCAGCCACAGGAACGGGACGCGTACCCACCGGAACCGTGGCCTCGGTTGACGCACCCCGCACCCCGCTCGCCGCGCTGCGTGTTCCGTTCCGCCCCGTCCCGTTCTGTTCCACTTCCACCCCCCGTTCCGTTGCTCTCCTTCCCTCCGCGTGTCCTACCCACACCCTCCTCATGTGCAGCGTACCTGGACGCCCCCGCCGGGGCCCGTGGGGCCCAGGCCCACCACGCGCCCCGCGCTTTTCCACCGTCCCTTTCTTTTATTCTTCTTCCCCGTAACAAAATCAGAAACAAAACAAAGCTGGATTAGCATTCGGAGAAAAGAGGGGGAGGAGCCTGATTAGCCAGCGGCCCGGTGCATCGCATGTAGCCGCCGCCGCGGTGCCTCCCCCCTCCTCCCGGTTCTTCCTCCCGCAGGATCTCATCGACCAGCCAGTAGTGGTGGTGGTTGATCGCGTCTCGTCTCCCCTAATCCAAAGATTCACGCTTTGTTTATGCATCACCGGGGCCCGCATGGCCATCTTGATCATTCTACTAATCCACGCGGTCTGCCACGCTAGGGTTTTTTCCGAAACCATAACTTCGAAACACAGTACAAACGTAGACGCTTATAAGTAGACGCAATCTATGGTCGAGCTGTGATTTCCTCGGCCGACAGGCCGATCAACAGCTTGGTTCTGTGTTTGTCCGCTGGCGAGAGCTGCAGGGTTTGGTACAGTGTGCGCGACGGTTGCGAGTGCAGTGATGCATGCACAAGCAGATTCTAGTCTCCGCTCATGCGACGTGGTGCATTGGATTTAATATTGTGAACTTGTTTCCTTCAAAAAAATTACTGTGAACTTGCGATGACGCCACTAGCTGGGTTTCAGATATAGATTCTCTAGCTGTTTGAGCAACATAATTGCTTCCAGCTTCCAACAACAAAAAGTAATTAAATACAACACCAATTGAACCATCGCTCTGAAATTAGTTTGGGCTTGTCAAATATTTCATGAAAAATGATATGACATGAGCCAATCGAGAAATTCTattagttttttttaaaaaaaaaagcaatGCATCTTTTGACAACCCGTTTGGTTGGTTTTAAGGTTTTCCATTATCATTCTCGTTGAAAAAATTACAATTTTTTTCAGGGAGAGATGCGGTACCGATGATTTTTTTTTCCATACATGcataacttatacaaacatgtAAATATATATACATGAACATCGGGATTTAAGCCCTCGTAGATGGAGTCATGCATCCACGACTCTATCACCACACCAAGCCATCTGGTTGCTAACCCTTTCTCACCGCATTCTCCTGAATCCTGATAGAGAAATACATGAAAGAGAATCCCCAATGCAAGACGGCTTCTGAATAAATTCAGAGCACACTATTCAGTTGCCCTTGATCATGCTCGTCCAGATCCGTAGTACCACCAACCGTCCAAAATTTTTGGACTGAATCAACATGACTTCAGTTGAATAACCATTGATCGTTGCATGATGCATATATACTCCTCTTGTTTAATTTTCAACATGCAATTAATCTAAGTCAATTAGCAGCCGGCCATGTCAACTTAGTCTGACGACAGGAGATTGCTGTTTCGTCAGTCTTGTTGATGCGCAGGATCCATTGTATTTGCATTGCGCCCCTTCCATCGATGACTCAAGAAACGGCTGGTTTGACAATGTTGTTATTGTGCGTCACTGCCAACAACCAAAGCAACACTCTGTTAGTAAGTTCCATGCTCTGGTATGCAAATTCAGCTTGTAAACCAGCTGATGAAAGGTTGCTCATCCAAAAGTTGATGGATGATCCCGGCCTAAGGGCATTGACCTAAACCATTTGCTGAATGCTGATCACGAGAGAACGAACAGGTGAGCTGGCATCATGAGGCATAATCCAAGTTCAGTGCATGCACCATGCATCTTATACCAAAGCATGTACTAGAAGGGACACAAGTGGCAGCTCTTACATATTTTTAATTTCATTCATCCTTACCCCCACCAAATAAAGCATCGTCCACTTGGGTTCTATTTTTCTTGCCCTGCTTCATGCTCGTGGACCAAGACCTTTAGCCTGGCTGCATTGGGGAGCTGAATCCGCTGATAGATCCTTGTACTAGAGTACAATGATGACCGAGGAACCACGCACTTTTGAGCCAGTCCTAAACAACGAAATGTGAGCTGTTTCTCAAGCTCCGCGCCACGCACGGACTGCTTGCAAGTTGCATTGCTTGGAATAACACCCCCTCTCGCTTTCTGCCTCCCAAAGGACGCCGGTTAGTGCGGCAATATGGTCTCCTATTCCTGTCCTCGATCACCATCCGATACTCATCTTTGACCACTAATTACTGATGATTGTAGTTAATAGTTCCTCCTTAATTTTATTACTAGGCCTATTTTGTTCCATTAGGACAAGACATTAGCGGCGACAGTTACAACTTATTACAATATTGGCACTTCATTTTACATTTATGCCAAAAAAGTTATGAAGGGTCAAAACTTGTCCCAATGAAACAAGAGAGATGAGTTTCAAGGCAACTGGTTGCTTTTGGTTGCTTTGAACCAAGAGGGAGATGAGTTTCAAGGCAAGTAGTGCTACCTCGGAAGAACCTGCCGGCCGTGCACGAGTTTGACGGTGGGCAGGCAGTACACCAACGACTCCACCGATCGAGCTAGCTGCCCATTCGTCCGCGTCCGCGTCGCGATCCGGGCCGGGGAGACCTTTTCGCGGCGTCCCCGGAGGATCAGAACACGCACGTCGTCGTGCGCATCCTGCTCTGTCGTCTCCGAATGGTGCGATGAACCCTGCCTCGATCTCCCTAGCTTTCCGGGTGGGTTTCTCGTCGCCTTTGCCGTGCGCGCGCGCTTGCTTGCAGCTTTGCTGTGTTCATGCACGCATCTATCGGCCTGTCGTGTCGTGCTCCGGCGGAGAGAGATTGTTCAACTTTGATACAGAGATTGACAGGGCCATTTTCTTTCTCCTTGTGGTAGGTCGTTTTCGGTGCTGGATACGGACGGGACAGCCATAGGTGAGGTGCTCATGGTCATGGTTTACTCTTCAGCGCTGTGAGCCAATGCACGGAAGACTTGGCTTCGAGAGAGTAACATGGGTTATCGTTTTCAATTGGAGGAAGTAACTGTCATCACCCGGTACAAGTAGTGGTAGGCGTTTCTTGCTTTGCCGGTCACACGAACGTACGTGTCGGGGGATAAGCCAACTAAAAGATAGCTCACGCGTGACGAGATCACTGGTGCAGAATAGACCTCTCATCCACCCCTTTAGTCTCGGCTGGAGTTGGACCCACGATTAATGAAAGTATTAGTTCCCTGTACAACGGCTTGTCCAACAGCTAGAGGGACGGGGAATCTTTAGTctcggttggagccaccaaccaggACTAAAAGTCCCTCTTTAGTCCCGAATGGTGATACCAACCAGGATTAAAGGGTTCTTCACTTGTCAATTTAAAACAAAAGTGTCTTATCTAGAGTCACATGTGTTGTGTAGGTGGGGTAAGAAAACTATATGCGAGGCAGGAGATCTTGAGTTCCATTCTGCGGATTGCAGGGGGTTGGTTGTGCTTGCCAATTTTTTTTTAGCGTTGCAGATCTTTTAGTCCCGATGAACATTTCTGTACTAGTGCATATATATAACTGACCAAAACTACTACTAATAACCAGGTGCCGAGATCTGTGGGCATTTTCTTTGACATTATTCACCCACCACCatataaatttaatttcatgGATACTACAAACTTATAGAAATTTTTGTTGATGATTCAAACAACGGAAATAGATTTCCCCCattaaaataataaaaattggCATTGCATGGTTTTAGCAAATAAGGAGAAAAAGAATAAAATTTGCCGTTTGGAAGTACGAAACTCCATGTTATTCGCACAATGAATTGATAGAAATAACAAATTTTGTCAAATAGTGGTAAAATATCCAGTTTCGTCCTTCGTAAAATAAAAATAGTTACATCCATggattcttttttttaaaagaaatcGCTACTCCTCCATACGGTCTCGGACGAAGTTGATGTTCACATGGAAATTGTACCAATATAATTCTCGATCTACTCCTACAACTCTCTGTACCAGTTGGCAACCTTTACTTTGTCACGATCCCTAGGTTTCCCTGCGCCGGATCACAAGATCGAAGCAACCAGCAGCAAGCCAGCAACCCCGGCCGCCCGCCTCCGGTAGTCGTCGTTCCACCCTCGTTTCCGCGTGGTGGTTTTGCCGCCAGCGCGGGCGATCATCATCTGGAAGCGCGAGATGACGTTGTCGCAGCATGCAGCCCTACAATTTGCATGCAGATCGGGAACAACTTGCATGCATGCTGATGATCGATCTTGTCCTTCTCGGTCTCGATCGAACGGGGCACCATGCCGTCCACTTGGTTCTTGTTTCGCTTCTCGATCGCGTTCTTGGACCAGG
The genomic region above belongs to Panicum hallii strain FIL2 chromosome 4, PHallii_v3.1, whole genome shotgun sequence and contains:
- the LOC112889218 gene encoding EIN3-binding F-box protein 1-like is translated as MSPFQGYRGDGVLAGVRSRKRVFASAADEPVTAAAPKRQKRREEPSLDALPDECLFEVLRRVRGARARCASACASRRWLALLAGIRASEAVLAPPAPAVPDLNMEYLGGEDDDEEEADLMDHDGDARERTFEGKEATDARLTAAAVAGRLAAVSVRGSHPARGVTDVGVSALARGCPALRSLALWDVPQVTDAGLAEIAAECHALERLDITGCPLVTDKGLIAVAQGCPELKSLTIEACSGVANEGLKAIGRCCAKLQAVNIKNCTHVDDQGVSGLVCCATASLAKVRLQGLSITDASLAVIGYYGKAITDLTLARLPAVGERGFWVMANALGLQKLRCMTVASCPGLTDLALASVAKFSPSLKLVNLKKCSKVSDGCLKEFAESARALENLQVEECNKVTLMGILAFLLNCSPKFKALSLVKCIGIKDICSAPAQLPVCKSLRSLTIKDCPGFTDASLAVVGMICPQLENVNLSGLGAVTDNGFLPLIKSSESGLVNVDLNGCENLTDAAVSALVKAHGCSLAHLSLEGCSKITDASLFAISESCSQLAELDLSNCMVSDYGVAVLAAAKQLKLRILSLSGCMKVTQKSVPFLGSMSSSLEGLNLQFNFIGNHNIASLEKQLWRCDILA